Proteins encoded within one genomic window of Pongo pygmaeus isolate AG05252 chromosome 4, NHGRI_mPonPyg2-v2.0_pri, whole genome shotgun sequence:
- the IL6ST gene encoding interleukin-6 receptor subunit beta isoform X2 gives MLMLQTWLVQALFIFLTTESTGELLDPCGYISPESPVVQLHSNFTAVCVLKEKCMDYFHVNANYIVWKTNHFTIPKEQYTIINRTASSVTFTDIASLNIQLTCNILTFGQLEQNVYGITIISGLPPEKPKNLSCIVNEGKKMRCEWDRGRETHLETNFTLKSEWATHKFADCKAKRDTPTSCTVDYSTVYFVNIEVWVEAENALGKVTSDHINFDPVYKVKPNPPHNLSVINSEELSSILKLTWTNPSIKSVIILKYNIQYRTKDASTWSQIPPEDTASTRSSFTVQDLKPFTEYVFRIRCMKEDGKGYWSDWSEEASGITYEDRPSKAPSFWYKIDPSHTQGYRTIQLVWKTLPPFEANGKILDYEVTLTRWKSHLQNYTVNATKLTVNLTNDRYVATLTARNLVGKSDAAVLTIPACGFQATHPVMDLKAFPKDNMLWVEWTTPRESVKKYILEWCVLSDKAPCIADWQQEDGTVHRTHLRGNLAESKCYLITVTPVYADGPGSPESIKAYLKQAPPSKGPTVRTKKVGKNEAVLEWDQLPVDVQNGFIRNYTIFYRTIIGNETAVNVDSSHTEYTLSSLTSDTLYMVRMAAYTDEGGKDGPEFTFTTPKFAQGEIEAIVVPVCLAFLLTTLLGVLFCFNKRDLIKKHIWPNVPDPSKSHIAQWSPHTPPRHNFNSKDQMYSDGNFTDVSVVEIEANDKKPFPEDLKSLDLFKKEKINTEGHSSGIGGSSCMSSSRPSISSSDENESSQNTSSTVQYSTVVHSGYRHQVPSVQVFSRSESTQPLLDSEERPEDLQLVDHVDGGDGILPRQQYFKQNCSQHESSPDISHFERSKQVSSVNEEDFVRLKQQISDHISQSCGSGQMKMFQEVSAADAFGPGTEGQVERFETVGMEAVIDEGMPKSYLPQTVRQGGYMPQ, from the exons GTGAACTTCTAGATCCATGTGGTTATATCAGTCCTGAATCTCCAGTTGTACAACTTCATTCTAATTTCACTGCAGTTTGTGTGCTAAAGGAAAAATGTATGGATTATTTTCATGTAAATGCTAATTACATTGTCTGGAAAACAAACCATTTTACTATTCCTAAGGAGCAATATACTATCATAAACAGAACAGCATCCAGTGTCACCTTTACAGATATAGCTTCATTAAATATTCAGCTCACTTGCAACATTCTTACATTCGGACAGCTTGAACAGAATGTTTATGGAATCACAATAATTTCAGGct TGCCTCCAGAAAAACCTAAAAATTTGAGTTGCATTGTGAATGAGGGGAAGAAAATGAGGTGTGAGTGGGATCGTGGAAGGGAAACACACTTGGAGACAAACTTCACTTTAAAATCTGAATG ggCAACACACAAGTTTGCTGATTGCAAAGCAAAACGTGACACCCCCACCTCATGCACTGTTGATTATTCTACTGTGTATTTTGTCAACATTGAAGTCTGGGTAGAAGCAGAGAATGCCCTTGGGAAGGTTACATCAGATCATATCAATTTTGATCCTGTATATAAAG tgaagCCCAATCCGCCACATAATTTATCAGTGATCAACTCAGAGGAACTGTCTAGTATCTTAAAATTGACGTGGACCAACCCAAGTATTAAGAGTGTTATAATACTAAAATATAATATTCAGTATAGGACCAAAGATGCCTCAACTTGGAGCCAG ATTCCTCCTGAAGACACAGCATCCACCCGATCTTCATTCACTGTCCAAGACCTTAAACCTTTTACAGAATATGTGTTTAGGATTCGCTGTATGAAGGAAGATGGTAAGGGATACTGGAGTGACTGGAGTGAAGAAGCAAGTGGGATCACCTATGAAGATA GACCATCTAAAGCACCAAGTTTCTGGTATAAAATAGATCCATCCCATACTCAAGGCTACAGAACTATACAACTCGTGTGGAAG ACATTGCCTCCTTTTGAAGCCAATGGAAAAATCTTGGATTATGAAGTGACTCTCACAAGATGGAAATCACATTTACAAAATTACACAGTTAATGCCACAAAACTGACAGTAAATCTCACAAATGATCGCTATGTAGCAACTCTAACAGCAAGAAATCTTGTTGGCAAATCAGATGCAGCTGTTTTAACTATCCCTGCCTGTGGCTTTCAAG CTACTCACCCTGTAATGGATCTTAAAGCATTCCCCAAAGATAACATGCTTTGGGTAGAATGGACTACTCCAAGGGAATCTGTAAAGAAATATATACTTGAGTGGTGTGTGTTATCAGATAAAGCACCCTGTATCGCAGACTGGCAACAAGAAGATGGTACCGTGCATCGCACCCATTTAAGAG GGAACTTAGCAGAGAGCAAATGCTATTTGATAACAGTTACTCCAGTATATGCTGACGGACCAGGAAGCCCTGAATCCATAAAGGCATACCTTAAACAAGCTC CACCTTCCAAAGGACCTACTGTTCGGACAAAAAAAGTAGGGAAAAACGAAGCTGTCTTAGAGTGGGACCAACTTCCTGTTGATGTTCAGAATGGATTTATCAGaaattatactatattttatagaACCATCATTGGAAATGAAACTG CTGTGAATGTGGATTCTTCCcacacagaatatacattgtccTCTTTGACTAGTGACACATTGTACATGGTACGAATGGCAGCATACACAGATGAAGGTGGGAAGGATGGTCCAGAATTCACTTTTACTACCCCAAAGTTTG ctcaagGAGAAATTGAAGCCATAGTCGTGCCTGTTTGCTTAGCATTCCTATTGACAACTCTTCTGGGAGTGCTGTTCTGCTTTAATAAGCGAGACCT aaTTAAAAAACACATCTGGCCTAATGTTCCAGATCCTTCAAAGAGTCATATTGCCCAGTGGTCACCTCACACTCCTCCAAGG cACAATTTTAATTCAAAAGATCAAATGTATTCAGATGGCAATTTCACTGATGTAAGTGTTGTGGAAATAGAAGCAAATGACAAAAAGCCTTTTCCAGAAGATCTGAAATCACTGGACctgttcaaaaaggaaaaaattaatactGAAGGACACAGCAGTGGTATTGGGGGGTCTTCATGCATGTCATCTTCTAGGCCAAGCATTTCTAGCAGTGATGAAAATGAATCTTCACAAAACACTTCGAGCACTGTCCAGTACTCTACTGTGGTACACAGTGGCTACAGACACCAAGTTCCATCAGTCCAAGTCTTCTCAAGATCCGAGTCTACCCAGCCCTTGTTAGATTCAGAGGAGCGGCCAGAAGATCTACAATTAGTAGATCATGTAGATGGCGGTGATGGTATTTTGCCCAGGCAACAGTACTTCAAACAGAACTGCAGTCAGCATGAATCCAGTCCAGATATTTCACATTTTGAAAGGTCAAAGCAAGTTTCATCAGTCAATGAGGAAGATTTTGTTAGACTTAAACAACAGATTTCAGATCATATTTCACAATCCTGTGGATCTGGGCAAATGAAAATGTTTCAGGAAGTTTCTGCAGCAGATGCTTTTGGTCCAGGTACTGAGGGACAAGTAGAAAGATTTGAAACAGTTGGCATGGAGGCTGTGATTGATGAAGGAATGCCTAAAAGTTACTTACCACAGACTGTACGGCAAGGCGGCTACATGCCTCAGTGA
- the IL6ST gene encoding interleukin-6 receptor subunit beta isoform X1 codes for MPTPSLTNFVICKYPRKMLMLQTWLVQALFIFLTTESTGELLDPCGYISPESPVVQLHSNFTAVCVLKEKCMDYFHVNANYIVWKTNHFTIPKEQYTIINRTASSVTFTDIASLNIQLTCNILTFGQLEQNVYGITIISGLPPEKPKNLSCIVNEGKKMRCEWDRGRETHLETNFTLKSEWATHKFADCKAKRDTPTSCTVDYSTVYFVNIEVWVEAENALGKVTSDHINFDPVYKVKPNPPHNLSVINSEELSSILKLTWTNPSIKSVIILKYNIQYRTKDASTWSQIPPEDTASTRSSFTVQDLKPFTEYVFRIRCMKEDGKGYWSDWSEEASGITYEDRPSKAPSFWYKIDPSHTQGYRTIQLVWKTLPPFEANGKILDYEVTLTRWKSHLQNYTVNATKLTVNLTNDRYVATLTARNLVGKSDAAVLTIPACGFQATHPVMDLKAFPKDNMLWVEWTTPRESVKKYILEWCVLSDKAPCIADWQQEDGTVHRTHLRGNLAESKCYLITVTPVYADGPGSPESIKAYLKQAPPSKGPTVRTKKVGKNEAVLEWDQLPVDVQNGFIRNYTIFYRTIIGNETAVNVDSSHTEYTLSSLTSDTLYMVRMAAYTDEGGKDGPEFTFTTPKFAQGEIEAIVVPVCLAFLLTTLLGVLFCFNKRDLIKKHIWPNVPDPSKSHIAQWSPHTPPRHNFNSKDQMYSDGNFTDVSVVEIEANDKKPFPEDLKSLDLFKKEKINTEGHSSGIGGSSCMSSSRPSISSSDENESSQNTSSTVQYSTVVHSGYRHQVPSVQVFSRSESTQPLLDSEERPEDLQLVDHVDGGDGILPRQQYFKQNCSQHESSPDISHFERSKQVSSVNEEDFVRLKQQISDHISQSCGSGQMKMFQEVSAADAFGPGTEGQVERFETVGMEAVIDEGMPKSYLPQTVRQGGYMPQ; via the exons GTGAACTTCTAGATCCATGTGGTTATATCAGTCCTGAATCTCCAGTTGTACAACTTCATTCTAATTTCACTGCAGTTTGTGTGCTAAAGGAAAAATGTATGGATTATTTTCATGTAAATGCTAATTACATTGTCTGGAAAACAAACCATTTTACTATTCCTAAGGAGCAATATACTATCATAAACAGAACAGCATCCAGTGTCACCTTTACAGATATAGCTTCATTAAATATTCAGCTCACTTGCAACATTCTTACATTCGGACAGCTTGAACAGAATGTTTATGGAATCACAATAATTTCAGGct TGCCTCCAGAAAAACCTAAAAATTTGAGTTGCATTGTGAATGAGGGGAAGAAAATGAGGTGTGAGTGGGATCGTGGAAGGGAAACACACTTGGAGACAAACTTCACTTTAAAATCTGAATG ggCAACACACAAGTTTGCTGATTGCAAAGCAAAACGTGACACCCCCACCTCATGCACTGTTGATTATTCTACTGTGTATTTTGTCAACATTGAAGTCTGGGTAGAAGCAGAGAATGCCCTTGGGAAGGTTACATCAGATCATATCAATTTTGATCCTGTATATAAAG tgaagCCCAATCCGCCACATAATTTATCAGTGATCAACTCAGAGGAACTGTCTAGTATCTTAAAATTGACGTGGACCAACCCAAGTATTAAGAGTGTTATAATACTAAAATATAATATTCAGTATAGGACCAAAGATGCCTCAACTTGGAGCCAG ATTCCTCCTGAAGACACAGCATCCACCCGATCTTCATTCACTGTCCAAGACCTTAAACCTTTTACAGAATATGTGTTTAGGATTCGCTGTATGAAGGAAGATGGTAAGGGATACTGGAGTGACTGGAGTGAAGAAGCAAGTGGGATCACCTATGAAGATA GACCATCTAAAGCACCAAGTTTCTGGTATAAAATAGATCCATCCCATACTCAAGGCTACAGAACTATACAACTCGTGTGGAAG ACATTGCCTCCTTTTGAAGCCAATGGAAAAATCTTGGATTATGAAGTGACTCTCACAAGATGGAAATCACATTTACAAAATTACACAGTTAATGCCACAAAACTGACAGTAAATCTCACAAATGATCGCTATGTAGCAACTCTAACAGCAAGAAATCTTGTTGGCAAATCAGATGCAGCTGTTTTAACTATCCCTGCCTGTGGCTTTCAAG CTACTCACCCTGTAATGGATCTTAAAGCATTCCCCAAAGATAACATGCTTTGGGTAGAATGGACTACTCCAAGGGAATCTGTAAAGAAATATATACTTGAGTGGTGTGTGTTATCAGATAAAGCACCCTGTATCGCAGACTGGCAACAAGAAGATGGTACCGTGCATCGCACCCATTTAAGAG GGAACTTAGCAGAGAGCAAATGCTATTTGATAACAGTTACTCCAGTATATGCTGACGGACCAGGAAGCCCTGAATCCATAAAGGCATACCTTAAACAAGCTC CACCTTCCAAAGGACCTACTGTTCGGACAAAAAAAGTAGGGAAAAACGAAGCTGTCTTAGAGTGGGACCAACTTCCTGTTGATGTTCAGAATGGATTTATCAGaaattatactatattttatagaACCATCATTGGAAATGAAACTG CTGTGAATGTGGATTCTTCCcacacagaatatacattgtccTCTTTGACTAGTGACACATTGTACATGGTACGAATGGCAGCATACACAGATGAAGGTGGGAAGGATGGTCCAGAATTCACTTTTACTACCCCAAAGTTTG ctcaagGAGAAATTGAAGCCATAGTCGTGCCTGTTTGCTTAGCATTCCTATTGACAACTCTTCTGGGAGTGCTGTTCTGCTTTAATAAGCGAGACCT aaTTAAAAAACACATCTGGCCTAATGTTCCAGATCCTTCAAAGAGTCATATTGCCCAGTGGTCACCTCACACTCCTCCAAGG cACAATTTTAATTCAAAAGATCAAATGTATTCAGATGGCAATTTCACTGATGTAAGTGTTGTGGAAATAGAAGCAAATGACAAAAAGCCTTTTCCAGAAGATCTGAAATCACTGGACctgttcaaaaaggaaaaaattaatactGAAGGACACAGCAGTGGTATTGGGGGGTCTTCATGCATGTCATCTTCTAGGCCAAGCATTTCTAGCAGTGATGAAAATGAATCTTCACAAAACACTTCGAGCACTGTCCAGTACTCTACTGTGGTACACAGTGGCTACAGACACCAAGTTCCATCAGTCCAAGTCTTCTCAAGATCCGAGTCTACCCAGCCCTTGTTAGATTCAGAGGAGCGGCCAGAAGATCTACAATTAGTAGATCATGTAGATGGCGGTGATGGTATTTTGCCCAGGCAACAGTACTTCAAACAGAACTGCAGTCAGCATGAATCCAGTCCAGATATTTCACATTTTGAAAGGTCAAAGCAAGTTTCATCAGTCAATGAGGAAGATTTTGTTAGACTTAAACAACAGATTTCAGATCATATTTCACAATCCTGTGGATCTGGGCAAATGAAAATGTTTCAGGAAGTTTCTGCAGCAGATGCTTTTGGTCCAGGTACTGAGGGACAAGTAGAAAGATTTGAAACAGTTGGCATGGAGGCTGTGATTGATGAAGGAATGCCTAAAAGTTACTTACCACAGACTGTACGGCAAGGCGGCTACATGCCTCAGTGA
- the IL6ST gene encoding interleukin-6 receptor subunit beta isoform X6 produces MPTPSLTNFVICKYPRKMLMLQTWLVQALFIFLTTESTGELLDPCGYISPESPVVQLHSNFTAVCVLKEKCMDYFHVNANYIVWKTNHFTIPKEQYTIINRTASSVTFTDIASLNIQLTCNILTFGQLEQNVYGITIISGLPPEKPKNLSCIVNEGKKMRCEWDRGRETHLETNFTLKSEWATHKFADCKAKRDTPTSCTVDYSTVYFVNIEVWVEAENALGKVTSDHINFDPVYKVKPNPPHNLSVINSEELSSILKLTWTNPSIKSVIILKYNIQYRTKDASTWSQIPPEDTASTRSSFTVQDLKPFTEYVFRIRCMKEDGKGYWSDWSEEASGITYEDRPSKAPSFWYKIDPSHTQGYRTIQLVWKTLPPFEANGKILDYEVTLTRWKSHLQNYTVNATKLTVNLTNDRYVATLTARNLVGKSDAAVLTIPACGFQATHPVMDLKAFPKDNMLWVEWTTPRESVKKYILEWCVLSDKAPCIADWQQEDGTVHRTHLRGNLAESKCYLITVTPVYADGPGSPESIKAYLKQAPPSKGPTVRTKKVGKNEAVLEWDQLPVDVQNGFIRNYTIFYRTIIGNETAVNVDSSHTEYTLSSLTSDTLYMVRMAAYTDEGGKDGPEFTFTTPKFELKNTSGLMFQILQRVILPSGHLTLLQGTILIQKIKCIQMAISLM; encoded by the exons GTGAACTTCTAGATCCATGTGGTTATATCAGTCCTGAATCTCCAGTTGTACAACTTCATTCTAATTTCACTGCAGTTTGTGTGCTAAAGGAAAAATGTATGGATTATTTTCATGTAAATGCTAATTACATTGTCTGGAAAACAAACCATTTTACTATTCCTAAGGAGCAATATACTATCATAAACAGAACAGCATCCAGTGTCACCTTTACAGATATAGCTTCATTAAATATTCAGCTCACTTGCAACATTCTTACATTCGGACAGCTTGAACAGAATGTTTATGGAATCACAATAATTTCAGGct TGCCTCCAGAAAAACCTAAAAATTTGAGTTGCATTGTGAATGAGGGGAAGAAAATGAGGTGTGAGTGGGATCGTGGAAGGGAAACACACTTGGAGACAAACTTCACTTTAAAATCTGAATG ggCAACACACAAGTTTGCTGATTGCAAAGCAAAACGTGACACCCCCACCTCATGCACTGTTGATTATTCTACTGTGTATTTTGTCAACATTGAAGTCTGGGTAGAAGCAGAGAATGCCCTTGGGAAGGTTACATCAGATCATATCAATTTTGATCCTGTATATAAAG tgaagCCCAATCCGCCACATAATTTATCAGTGATCAACTCAGAGGAACTGTCTAGTATCTTAAAATTGACGTGGACCAACCCAAGTATTAAGAGTGTTATAATACTAAAATATAATATTCAGTATAGGACCAAAGATGCCTCAACTTGGAGCCAG ATTCCTCCTGAAGACACAGCATCCACCCGATCTTCATTCACTGTCCAAGACCTTAAACCTTTTACAGAATATGTGTTTAGGATTCGCTGTATGAAGGAAGATGGTAAGGGATACTGGAGTGACTGGAGTGAAGAAGCAAGTGGGATCACCTATGAAGATA GACCATCTAAAGCACCAAGTTTCTGGTATAAAATAGATCCATCCCATACTCAAGGCTACAGAACTATACAACTCGTGTGGAAG ACATTGCCTCCTTTTGAAGCCAATGGAAAAATCTTGGATTATGAAGTGACTCTCACAAGATGGAAATCACATTTACAAAATTACACAGTTAATGCCACAAAACTGACAGTAAATCTCACAAATGATCGCTATGTAGCAACTCTAACAGCAAGAAATCTTGTTGGCAAATCAGATGCAGCTGTTTTAACTATCCCTGCCTGTGGCTTTCAAG CTACTCACCCTGTAATGGATCTTAAAGCATTCCCCAAAGATAACATGCTTTGGGTAGAATGGACTACTCCAAGGGAATCTGTAAAGAAATATATACTTGAGTGGTGTGTGTTATCAGATAAAGCACCCTGTATCGCAGACTGGCAACAAGAAGATGGTACCGTGCATCGCACCCATTTAAGAG GGAACTTAGCAGAGAGCAAATGCTATTTGATAACAGTTACTCCAGTATATGCTGACGGACCAGGAAGCCCTGAATCCATAAAGGCATACCTTAAACAAGCTC CACCTTCCAAAGGACCTACTGTTCGGACAAAAAAAGTAGGGAAAAACGAAGCTGTCTTAGAGTGGGACCAACTTCCTGTTGATGTTCAGAATGGATTTATCAGaaattatactatattttatagaACCATCATTGGAAATGAAACTG CTGTGAATGTGGATTCTTCCcacacagaatatacattgtccTCTTTGACTAGTGACACATTGTACATGGTACGAATGGCAGCATACACAGATGAAGGTGGGAAGGATGGTCCAGAATTCACTTTTACTACCCCAAAGTTTG aaTTAAAAAACACATCTGGCCTAATGTTCCAGATCCTTCAAAGAGTCATATTGCCCAGTGGTCACCTCACACTCCTCCAAGG cACAATTTTAATTCAAAAGATCAAATGTATTCAGATGGCAATTTCACTGATGTAA
- the IL6ST gene encoding interleukin-6 receptor subunit beta isoform X8 — MLMLQTWLVQALFIFLTTESTGELLDPCGYISPESPVVQLHSNFTAVCVLKEKCMDYFHVNANYIVWKTNHFTIPKEQYTIINRTASSVTFTDIASLNIQLTCNILTFGQLEQNVYGITIISGLPPEKPKNLSCIVNEGKKMRCEWDRGRETHLETNFTLKSEWATHKFADCKAKRDTPTSCTVDYSTVYFVNIEVWVEAENALGKVTSDHINFDPVYKVKPNPPHNLSVINSEELSSILKLTWTNPSIKSVIILKYNIQYRTKDASTWSQIPPEDTASTRSSFTVQDLKPFTEYVFRIRCMKEDGKGYWSDWSEEASGITYEDRPSKAPSFWYKIDPSHTQGYRTIQLVWKTLPPFEANGKILDYEVTLTRWKSHLQNYTVNATKLTVNLTNDRYVATLTARNLVGKSDAAVLTIPACGFQATHPVMDLKAFPKDNMLWVEWTTPRESVKKYILEWCVLSDKAPCIADWQQEDGTVHRTHLRGNLAESKCYLITVTPVYADGPGSPESIKAYLKQAPPSKGPTVRTKKVGKNEAVLEWDQLPVDVQNGFIRNYTIFYRTIIGNETAVNVDSSHTEYTLSSLTSDTLYMVRMAAYTDEGGKDGPEFTFTTPKFELKNTSGLMFQILQRVILPSGHLTLLQGTILIQKIKCIQMAISLM, encoded by the exons GTGAACTTCTAGATCCATGTGGTTATATCAGTCCTGAATCTCCAGTTGTACAACTTCATTCTAATTTCACTGCAGTTTGTGTGCTAAAGGAAAAATGTATGGATTATTTTCATGTAAATGCTAATTACATTGTCTGGAAAACAAACCATTTTACTATTCCTAAGGAGCAATATACTATCATAAACAGAACAGCATCCAGTGTCACCTTTACAGATATAGCTTCATTAAATATTCAGCTCACTTGCAACATTCTTACATTCGGACAGCTTGAACAGAATGTTTATGGAATCACAATAATTTCAGGct TGCCTCCAGAAAAACCTAAAAATTTGAGTTGCATTGTGAATGAGGGGAAGAAAATGAGGTGTGAGTGGGATCGTGGAAGGGAAACACACTTGGAGACAAACTTCACTTTAAAATCTGAATG ggCAACACACAAGTTTGCTGATTGCAAAGCAAAACGTGACACCCCCACCTCATGCACTGTTGATTATTCTACTGTGTATTTTGTCAACATTGAAGTCTGGGTAGAAGCAGAGAATGCCCTTGGGAAGGTTACATCAGATCATATCAATTTTGATCCTGTATATAAAG tgaagCCCAATCCGCCACATAATTTATCAGTGATCAACTCAGAGGAACTGTCTAGTATCTTAAAATTGACGTGGACCAACCCAAGTATTAAGAGTGTTATAATACTAAAATATAATATTCAGTATAGGACCAAAGATGCCTCAACTTGGAGCCAG ATTCCTCCTGAAGACACAGCATCCACCCGATCTTCATTCACTGTCCAAGACCTTAAACCTTTTACAGAATATGTGTTTAGGATTCGCTGTATGAAGGAAGATGGTAAGGGATACTGGAGTGACTGGAGTGAAGAAGCAAGTGGGATCACCTATGAAGATA GACCATCTAAAGCACCAAGTTTCTGGTATAAAATAGATCCATCCCATACTCAAGGCTACAGAACTATACAACTCGTGTGGAAG ACATTGCCTCCTTTTGAAGCCAATGGAAAAATCTTGGATTATGAAGTGACTCTCACAAGATGGAAATCACATTTACAAAATTACACAGTTAATGCCACAAAACTGACAGTAAATCTCACAAATGATCGCTATGTAGCAACTCTAACAGCAAGAAATCTTGTTGGCAAATCAGATGCAGCTGTTTTAACTATCCCTGCCTGTGGCTTTCAAG CTACTCACCCTGTAATGGATCTTAAAGCATTCCCCAAAGATAACATGCTTTGGGTAGAATGGACTACTCCAAGGGAATCTGTAAAGAAATATATACTTGAGTGGTGTGTGTTATCAGATAAAGCACCCTGTATCGCAGACTGGCAACAAGAAGATGGTACCGTGCATCGCACCCATTTAAGAG GGAACTTAGCAGAGAGCAAATGCTATTTGATAACAGTTACTCCAGTATATGCTGACGGACCAGGAAGCCCTGAATCCATAAAGGCATACCTTAAACAAGCTC CACCTTCCAAAGGACCTACTGTTCGGACAAAAAAAGTAGGGAAAAACGAAGCTGTCTTAGAGTGGGACCAACTTCCTGTTGATGTTCAGAATGGATTTATCAGaaattatactatattttatagaACCATCATTGGAAATGAAACTG CTGTGAATGTGGATTCTTCCcacacagaatatacattgtccTCTTTGACTAGTGACACATTGTACATGGTACGAATGGCAGCATACACAGATGAAGGTGGGAAGGATGGTCCAGAATTCACTTTTACTACCCCAAAGTTTG aaTTAAAAAACACATCTGGCCTAATGTTCCAGATCCTTCAAAGAGTCATATTGCCCAGTGGTCACCTCACACTCCTCCAAGG cACAATTTTAATTCAAAAGATCAAATGTATTCAGATGGCAATTTCACTGATGTAA